A section of the Platichthys flesus chromosome 22, fPlaFle2.1, whole genome shotgun sequence genome encodes:
- the zgc:65895 gene encoding TSC22 domain family protein 1 isoform X1, giving the protein MQHQDFPGDPPAAGSRKAAFHYRRGSSGATAPSAAAGSGVNAVDDNPTQTGSSSPGLHHQPPSQVSGAQVKKKSGFQITSVTSAQINVSGNNSLADDTESYDDMDESHTEDLSSSDMLDVSVSRATDTGVPERSSSDETLNSLHGVDTPGLASPNEPLHPHSIPQGSQQQTSIVNGTMHHQYYPQQHGQSHHHHSDSLGGGELPALPIAPLASSSPSMASKAGPSMSQRTQGLDNTKPASGTSQPLTPIVGGAATDAHLLGSVNTSNVTVATPSGSAGFDNTSASGQVASAGGGTGPPAAVPNTHSQHAQTQTATGSRFRVVKLDTNSEPFRKGRWTCTEYYEKEVPPPAMSEAPKVAELAADTEAATAGISPGVPSVQPPHTLQPYQQPSLDFTSPQAMQSPPQGLAQTTPLTYVSPQEVMGGAHIPKPVAPVTLPTATSQLSGGQHLPVIPQQLPYALDPNQAQTQGGYPAPQLHAGVGTQGSVRQPDFIQPTAPFQTQVQPPLPHGTGIPITPVQGVPAQPAVSITQQVPHQGQVAPAPGSYATGQPQNLPSQPLPHQQPRSTAPFAHTHGTHYMPLTALQADLQPILTPGTTLTHVPGGGSSIRTSHLEDAQRILLQHQGLLGLPRLAVAAGDRGLEASGAAGTLAHMGMSAEASALMVAAAAGLRGQHAEGEEDSSSGASVVAIDNKIEQAMDLVKSHLMYAVREEVEVLKEQIKELIERNTQLEQENNLLKNLASPEQMAQFQAQVQNDGSPTGGAQPPVPVPVGTAQVLPSAQNSSA; this is encoded by the exons ATGCAACACCAGGACTTTCCTGGAGACCCGCCCGCGGCCGGGAGCCGGAAAGCGGCCTTCCACTACAGGAGGGGGAGCAGCGGCGCGACTGCCCCCTCCGCCGCCGCCGGCAGCGGGGTCAACGCGGTGGACGATAACCCGACCCAGACTGGATCCTCCTCCCCGGGACTTCACCACCAGCCCCCGTCCCAAGTTTCCGGCGCtcaggtgaagaagaagagtggcTTCCAAATCACAAGTGTCACCTCGGCTCAGATCAACGTGAGCGGCAACAACAGTCTGGCAGATGACACCGAGAGCTACGATGATATGGACGAGTCGCACACCGAagacctctcctcctccgacaTGCTCGACGTGTCCGTGTCCAGGGCCACGGATACAGGTGTGCCGGAGAGAAGCTCCTCCGATGAGACATTGAACAGTCTCCATGGGGTCGACACACCCGGGCTTGCTTCGCCCAACGAACCCCTTCACCCTCATTCCATCCCCCAGGGGTCTCAGCAGCAAACCTCTATCGTAAATGGGACCATGCATCATCAATATTATCCCCAGCAACACGGCCAGTCCCACCATCATCACTCTGACAGCCTGGGAGGAGGCGAGCTCCCAGCACTTCCTATTGCTCCTTTGGCTAGCTCCAGCCCATCCATGGCCTCCAAAGCTGGGCCTAGTATGTCCCAGAGGACACAGGGGCTGGATAACACAAAACCTGCAAGTGGGACAAGTCAACCATTAACCCCTATTGTTGGTGGGGCGGCCACTGATGCACATCTACTGGGCAGTGTAAACACATCTAATGTGACTGTTGCTACTCCCTCTGGGTCTGCAGGTTTTGACAACACTAGTGCAAGTGGGCAAGTTgcttctgcaggaggaggaaccgGTCCGCCTGCTGCTGTCCCGAACACTCACAGCCAGCACGCCCAAACCCAGACAGCTACTGGCTCTCGTTTTAGGGTGGTCAAGCTGGACACTAACTCTGAGCCCTTCCGCAAGGGAAGATGGACATGCACCGAGTATTATGAAAAGGAGGTTCCTCCTCCAGCTATGTCTGAGGCTCCAAAAGTTGCAGAGTTGGCCGCAGATACCGAAGCAGCCACAGCTGGGATTAGTCCAGGTGTCCCCTCTGTGCAGCCAcctcacacactgcagccctATCAGCAGCCGAGCCTGGACTTCACTAGTCCTCAAGCCATGCAGAGCCCGCCACAGGGACTGGCCCAGACTACACCTCTGACCTATGTTTCACCCCAAGAGGTCATGGGTGGAGCTCACATTCCTAAACCCGTGGCACCTGTCACTCTCCCTACAGCAACATCACAACTAAGTGGAGGTCAGCATCTGCCTGTAATACCCCAGCAGTTGCCCTATGCTTTGGACCCCAACCAGGCTCAAACCCAGGGAGGTTACCCAGCACCTCAGCTCCATGCAGGGGTCGGGACCCAAGGAAGCGTCCGTCAGCCAGACTTCATCCAGCCCACCGCTCCCTTCCAGACTCAGGTCCAGCCTCCTCTGCCACATGGAACAGGAATCCCCATAACACCAGTTCAAGGCGTCCCTGCACAGCCAGCGGTCAGCATTACTCAGCAGGTGCCCCACCAAGGTCAGGTAGCCCCAGCTCCGGGATCTTATGCTACAGGACAGCCGCAGAACCTCCCATCTCAGCCCCTACCTCACCAACAGCCCCGATCCACTGCCCCATTCGCGCACACTCACGGGACCCACTACATGCCTCTGACCGCGCTGCAAGCTGACCTCCAGCCAATTCTCACCCCAGGCACGACCCTCACCCATGTCCCCGGAGGAGGGAGCTCCATAAGAACCTCCCACCTGGAGGACGCCCAGAGGATTCTGCTCCAGCACCAAGGCCTGCTGGGTCTCCCCAGGTTGGCGGTGGCAGCGGGTGACCGGGGCTTAGAGGCCAGCGGTGCTGCCGGAACGCTGGCCCACATGGGGATGTCGGCGGAGGCCAGTGCATTGATggtcgctgctgctgcgggCCTCAGGGGTCAGCATgctgaaggagaggaggacag CTCTTCGGGTGCAAGTGTGGTGGCAATCGACAACAAGATCGAACAAGCAATG GACTTGGTGAAGAGCCACCTCATGTATGCCGTGcgcgaggaggtggaggtgctgaAGGAGCAGATCAAGGAGCTGATTGAGCGCAACACTCAACTGGAGCAGGAGAATAACCTGCTCAAGAACCTGGCCAGCCCCGAGCAGATGGCCCAGTTCCAGGCGCAGGTCCAGAACGACGGCTCCCCCACCGGCGGCGCTCAGCCCCCAGTCCCGGTCCCGGTCGGAACCGCACAAGTCCTCCCCTCCGCACAGAACTCGTCCGCGTAG
- the zgc:65895 gene encoding TSC22 domain family protein 1 isoform X3, whose translation MREKGLAGAGGAQGRDTTALKLLFWDLEKHLKSSSGASVVAIDNKIEQAMDLVKSHLMYAVREEVEVLKEQIKELIERNTQLEQENNLLKNLASPEQMAQFQAQVQNDGSPTGGAQPPVPVPVGTAQVLPSAQNSSA comes from the exons ATGAGAGAGAAGGGGCTGGCCGGGGCAGGAGGAGCGCAGGGCAGGGACACCACGGCCCTGAAGCTGCTCTTCTGGGACCTGGAGAAGCATTTGAAGAG CTCTTCGGGTGCAAGTGTGGTGGCAATCGACAACAAGATCGAACAAGCAATG GACTTGGTGAAGAGCCACCTCATGTATGCCGTGcgcgaggaggtggaggtgctgaAGGAGCAGATCAAGGAGCTGATTGAGCGCAACACTCAACTGGAGCAGGAGAATAACCTGCTCAAGAACCTGGCCAGCCCCGAGCAGATGGCCCAGTTCCAGGCGCAGGTCCAGAACGACGGCTCCCCCACCGGCGGCGCTCAGCCCCCAGTCCCGGTCCCGGTCGGAACCGCACAAGTCCTCCCCTCCGCACAGAACTCGTCCGCGTAG
- the zgc:65895 gene encoding TSC22 domain family protein 1 isoform X2, whose product MNPQCYTVAMDLGVCQLRNFSISFLSSVLGKERASVRLDNSSSGASVVAIDNKIEQAMDLVKSHLMYAVREEVEVLKEQIKELIERNTQLEQENNLLKNLASPEQMAQFQAQVQNDGSPTGGAQPPVPVPVGTAQVLPSAQNSSA is encoded by the exons ATGAATCCCCAGTGTTACACGGTGGCGATGGACCTTGGCGTTTGTCAACTGAGGAATTTCTCGATTTCGTTTCTGTCCTCGGTGCTGGGGAAGGAGAGAGCGTCCGTCCGGCTCGACAATAG CTCTTCGGGTGCAAGTGTGGTGGCAATCGACAACAAGATCGAACAAGCAATG GACTTGGTGAAGAGCCACCTCATGTATGCCGTGcgcgaggaggtggaggtgctgaAGGAGCAGATCAAGGAGCTGATTGAGCGCAACACTCAACTGGAGCAGGAGAATAACCTGCTCAAGAACCTGGCCAGCCCCGAGCAGATGGCCCAGTTCCAGGCGCAGGTCCAGAACGACGGCTCCCCCACCGGCGGCGCTCAGCCCCCAGTCCCGGTCCCGGTCGGAACCGCACAAGTCCTCCCCTCCGCACAGAACTCGTCCGCGTAG